A genome region from Thalassotalea euphylliae includes the following:
- a CDS encoding MATE family efflux transporter, protein MFRISQPSPQFNALLQQTLPMLVGLLAIMGNQLIDNAFIGQLGEQPLAVVGYSLPVYQLIIGIQVGIGVATTACASAALGAGKTNYARQLGAIVLGLGSVLVTIVCTLLWYYQETIASILGADNSLYPLLRSYWLPWLFSCWLGALLHLGYCICRSFGQALIPGKVMVLSSIINLILDPVLIFYFDLNLAGAAWATCIAFGIGLIVIFRSIIASYFLMLPVNTQVVRKGVKAITQTTLPAMLSQFLPPLSAIFVTMIIAGYGNSAIGAWGLANRLEYILIILVLALTMALPQMVGRLKGEKNYRDIQSLVKNALLFVVSLQCVFAVVIWLSADLFVQLLTHEQGVQAVVEQYLMMVPISYGSLGVCMISISVCNAIGLPRTGLVISIVRLFICYLPLVWLGVELYGLTGVFIGACLGNLICGLMAWQVLSKYLNKFNTNLELTLPAEQSAKPIAQANTQS, encoded by the coding sequence GCTTGCGATTATGGGTAATCAATTAATTGATAATGCATTTATTGGTCAACTAGGTGAGCAGCCGTTAGCGGTGGTTGGTTATTCATTGCCTGTTTATCAACTCATTATTGGCATACAGGTAGGGATAGGTGTTGCAACAACCGCTTGTGCGTCTGCGGCATTAGGCGCAGGTAAAACAAACTATGCGCGCCAGTTAGGAGCTATTGTTTTGGGGCTAGGCAGTGTATTGGTCACCATCGTATGTACCCTACTTTGGTACTATCAAGAAACAATTGCCAGCATACTTGGTGCTGATAATTCACTTTATCCATTACTACGCAGCTACTGGTTACCTTGGTTATTCAGCTGCTGGCTTGGCGCGTTATTGCATTTAGGCTACTGCATTTGCCGCTCTTTTGGCCAAGCACTGATTCCCGGAAAGGTGATGGTGCTAAGTAGCATTATCAACTTAATACTCGACCCTGTACTTATCTTCTATTTTGATTTGAATTTAGCAGGCGCAGCTTGGGCAACTTGTATCGCGTTTGGCATCGGCCTTATCGTAATTTTCAGAAGTATAATTGCCAGCTATTTCTTAATGTTGCCGGTAAATACTCAAGTAGTTCGAAAAGGTGTAAAAGCCATCACGCAAACAACACTGCCTGCCATGCTAAGCCAATTTTTACCGCCGCTATCAGCAATATTTGTCACTATGATTATTGCTGGCTATGGTAATTCAGCTATCGGCGCTTGGGGGTTAGCGAATCGCTTAGAATATATTCTGATTATTCTGGTTTTAGCGCTAACCATGGCATTGCCGCAAATGGTTGGTCGATTAAAAGGTGAAAAGAACTATCGCGATATCCAATCACTGGTAAAAAACGCACTGCTCTTTGTTGTATCTTTGCAATGTGTATTTGCGGTGGTGATTTGGCTAAGCGCAGATCTATTTGTGCAACTACTCACCCATGAGCAAGGGGTACAAGCTGTTGTTGAACAATACCTAATGATGGTGCCAATTAGCTACGGTTCGCTCGGTGTTTGCATGATCAGCATTTCAGTGTGCAATGCCATTGGACTGCCGCGAACTGGCTTAGTTATTTCCATTGTTCGTTTGTTTATTTGCTACCTGCCATTAGTGTGGCTGGGCGTTGAGCTTTATGGGTTAACTGGCGTCTTTATCGGCGCTTGCTTAGGTAACCTTATCTGCGGCCTTATGGCGTGGCAAGTATTGAGCAAGTACCTGAATAAATTTAACACTAATCTAGAACTAACTTTGCCAGCGGAGCAATCAGCTAAACCAATAGCACAAGCAAACACGCAAAGCTGA
- a CDS encoding LysR family transcriptional regulator, producing MQTPIRGLRSFCIAAKCLSFKHAASQLFLTPSAVSHQIKQLEDQLGTQLFKRQTRSIELTSAGKQFYNSVYPIITNLEQTIADFTNSQQNKTITISLPEFFASELFVPKLSEWAELNPDINLQLETVKSASQTPATADLSIVLANGKPNGSVVHELFPIRYVPACNKKLYRKWAAHGEDALSSVPLILHQARPWSWHQWADKNDVPNFDPKQIIQFDSMFGVARAAQQGMGIALVPMPISKAWFSEQLLVKLFDRELVTNDKYFLIQHEHIESADELTTFANWVKDNFAD from the coding sequence ATTCAAACTCCAATTCGAGGTCTCAGATCTTTCTGCATCGCCGCCAAATGTTTAAGCTTTAAGCATGCAGCATCTCAGCTTTTTTTAACCCCTTCTGCGGTTAGTCACCAAATTAAGCAACTTGAAGATCAACTCGGTACTCAACTATTTAAGCGCCAAACGCGCTCAATCGAACTGACCAGTGCAGGTAAGCAATTTTATAACTCAGTTTATCCAATAATCACCAATTTAGAGCAAACCATTGCTGACTTTACTAATAGCCAGCAAAACAAGACGATAACGATCAGCCTGCCAGAATTTTTCGCTAGCGAGCTATTTGTCCCAAAGTTAAGTGAGTGGGCGGAGCTTAATCCAGACATTAATTTACAGTTGGAGACAGTGAAGTCTGCAAGCCAAACCCCAGCGACAGCGGATTTGTCGATTGTATTAGCCAACGGCAAACCTAATGGCAGTGTGGTACACGAATTATTTCCTATCCGATATGTGCCAGCTTGCAACAAAAAGCTATACCGAAAGTGGGCTGCACATGGCGAAGATGCGTTAAGCTCAGTTCCATTGATTTTGCACCAAGCGCGCCCGTGGTCATGGCACCAATGGGCTGATAAAAATGATGTTCCGAACTTTGATCCGAAACAAATTATCCAATTTGATAGCATGTTCGGCGTTGCTCGTGCTGCCCAACAAGGCATGGGGATAGCGCTAGTGCCAATGCCGATCAGTAAAGCATGGTTTAGTGAGCAGTTGTTAGTAAAACTATTTGATCGCGAATTAGTGACCAATGATAAGTATTTTCTTATCCAGCATGAACATATCGAAAGTGCCGATGAGCTAACAACTTTTGCCAACTGGGTGAAAGATAATTTTGCTGACTAG
- a CDS encoding OmpA family protein: MEDKRTSENDIHSVQSLLFGEHNEHITAAVRKEARAIVTEVITEALDDRQKIDASLVTTIAPLMEKAISKSIESNKASIIDSLYPVLGGLVRKSVAVFFNSFLAKLNYLIEHSLTIKGLRWRIEAWRQGVEFSDYVLKQSLVYRVESVMLIHRPSGTLLCDAQVENSQCNDPVLMSAMLSAINDFMADSFNSQQDVVLESIAAENITLIITCTPHAILAGAVSGTVPKELTYLLQQTLEAIHGTFTNELASFKGDTSTLEQVKPELESCLIAELQPKQASSKAHWLVVILLITTTLVFGNKAFNTWQQSTLVTAIEALPVPPGVVIQQLEWHEDKLYINYLRDPTAVELSDWLNSHLASQNPLSEKLLSKQYDPAQLMLIETPFISLAPELINQKVAHLLADTQLTYVTENQNLKLNGTVDRFTFANLMERLRLLPGLSNIDTNDVLVTGNALSNEEKQRLMLDNMLANLALSPIDFATKSAELTAEMQLVLSELAKQLTSINTLSNSLGVKLGIILTGYSDSTGSKALNLELSQQRANNVKAALILRNVPSNLLFAVGIGELPLTQISSASRKVLVSSITLASIEE; this comes from the coding sequence ATGGAAGATAAGCGAACAAGCGAAAACGATATTCATAGCGTGCAGAGCCTACTCTTTGGTGAGCACAACGAACACATTACTGCGGCAGTTCGCAAAGAAGCGCGCGCAATTGTTACCGAAGTTATCACAGAAGCCTTAGATGATAGGCAAAAGATTGATGCGAGTTTAGTAACCACCATTGCCCCTTTGATGGAAAAGGCGATCAGCAAGAGCATCGAAAGTAACAAGGCGAGCATTATTGATTCTCTCTACCCCGTTTTAGGGGGGCTGGTTCGAAAATCTGTCGCGGTATTTTTTAATAGTTTTCTGGCCAAACTCAATTACTTGATTGAACATAGCTTAACCATCAAAGGGTTACGATGGCGAATTGAGGCATGGCGACAAGGTGTTGAGTTTAGTGATTATGTACTAAAGCAATCACTCGTTTATCGCGTGGAAAGCGTTATGCTAATTCACCGACCAAGCGGAACTTTGTTATGTGATGCTCAAGTCGAAAATAGCCAGTGTAATGATCCGGTATTGATGTCAGCTATGCTCAGTGCCATCAATGACTTTATGGCAGATTCATTCAATAGTCAGCAAGATGTGGTACTGGAGTCTATCGCCGCTGAAAATATCACACTCATTATCACCTGTACGCCACACGCAATATTAGCAGGAGCAGTCTCTGGTACCGTACCAAAAGAACTAACCTATTTGCTCCAACAAACATTAGAGGCTATTCACGGTACTTTTACCAATGAACTCGCTAGTTTTAAAGGTGATACATCTACGCTTGAGCAGGTAAAACCTGAGCTTGAATCTTGCCTTATTGCTGAATTACAGCCTAAACAAGCCTCCAGCAAAGCCCATTGGCTAGTGGTTATCTTGCTCATCACAACCACCCTAGTTTTCGGTAATAAAGCATTTAATACTTGGCAACAATCTACCCTTGTTACAGCTATCGAAGCACTACCTGTACCTCCGGGTGTTGTAATTCAACAGCTTGAGTGGCACGAAGATAAGCTATATATCAATTACTTGCGAGATCCTACCGCGGTTGAGCTTTCAGATTGGTTAAACAGCCACCTAGCCAGCCAAAATCCGCTCAGTGAAAAGCTACTTAGCAAGCAGTACGATCCGGCGCAATTGATGTTAATTGAAACCCCTTTTATTTCATTAGCACCAGAGCTAATCAATCAAAAGGTTGCTCATCTATTAGCTGATACCCAACTAACCTACGTTACGGAAAATCAAAACCTAAAACTCAACGGCACTGTTGATAGGTTTACCTTTGCCAATTTGATGGAGAGGTTAAGGCTACTTCCAGGATTATCGAATATAGATACAAATGACGTGTTGGTTACTGGCAACGCCTTATCAAACGAGGAAAAGCAGCGATTAATGCTTGATAATATGCTCGCTAATTTAGCGCTTTCACCTATCGATTTTGCTACCAAGTCGGCAGAGTTAACCGCTGAAATGCAGCTAGTGTTATCCGAACTAGCAAAACAACTCACAAGCATAAACACATTGAGTAACTCACTTGGCGTTAAACTGGGCATTATCCTTACTGGTTACAGCGACAGCACTGGCAGTAAAGCGCTTAATCTTGAGCTTAGCCAGCAGCGCGCAAACAATGTTAAAGCCGCCCTGATTTTGCGAAATGTTCCTAGCAATCTTTTATTTGCCGTTGGCATTGGCGAGTTACCACTAACCCAAATATCCAGTGCCAGCAGAAAGGTGCTAGTTTCAAGCATCACCTTGGCAAGCATTGAGGAGTGA
- a CDS encoding putative bifunctional diguanylate cyclase/phosphodiesterase translates to MEHDLKQALTVLNCAVFKYLGSGQFAKVFNDLPWIATLLPNLPASSTSLHMLGNSLFLDDFIRDAKSFWHQQQEAQLNSGIWTEPQADGQAKHYEAQAINCDAGQYLIIKNLASEFDEKQKTLQLARELVLANENIVANHQYAQERLAALVAEPESAPQLIQSVSKVVQMINTAILICDNDMQCILDNPATRQLFNPSSLTQGETAISTLLALIEKQYPEFQFSQLKQQAWQGELCWMRPPFTMKWLMVSAIPVSDGNSSACQWIFIISDITQLKHLQEQNEKLTLIDHLTELPNRQFFWNALDTAIARNYSCYVLFIDIEHFRVVNDELGHRIGDEVLLFIAEQLRSSIKNSDIVARIGGDEFGILLYGIESDDDCEQILSRLIRSTLHLPNHIHEKINQVSLTLKIGAAAYPRDGQSVERLIKCANIATNHTKQTKGLAYSFYNAEMELDMQRMLTLKKEIDLALEHNQFELYFQPIYAMPTKTITKAEVLIRWHHPELGLVSPASFIPLAEESGLIIHLGKWIFEQACQALSELHHQGHQMTLAVNLSPRQFSDRNLATFIEETIAAFNIAPENIELEVTEGLLIYNFDSVLAQLTQLRKIGVKLSVDDFGTGYSSLSYLKRLPINTLKVDRSFVIDLATDNSDKAIVSAVISMAHELNLAVVAEGVEQESQLQFLLAHHCDFIQGFLFCQPLPFDKLCQQLASPLTT, encoded by the coding sequence ATGGAACATGACCTAAAACAAGCCCTGACAGTACTCAATTGTGCTGTTTTTAAATACTTGGGCAGTGGACAGTTTGCAAAGGTATTCAACGATCTGCCTTGGATTGCCACACTACTGCCGAATTTGCCTGCAAGTTCAACATCACTGCATATGCTTGGCAACTCGCTTTTTCTTGACGACTTTATTCGCGACGCTAAATCCTTTTGGCACCAACAACAGGAAGCTCAATTAAATTCCGGCATATGGACTGAGCCTCAAGCCGATGGCCAAGCCAAGCACTACGAAGCCCAAGCAATCAACTGTGATGCTGGCCAATACTTAATCATTAAAAACTTAGCCTCAGAATTTGATGAAAAACAGAAAACCCTGCAATTAGCGCGCGAACTTGTGCTTGCCAACGAGAATATTGTTGCAAACCACCAATACGCGCAAGAGCGGCTAGCTGCGCTAGTGGCAGAGCCTGAAAGTGCCCCGCAACTCATTCAATCAGTGTCTAAAGTCGTGCAAATGATCAATACCGCGATCCTGATTTGTGACAACGATATGCAGTGCATATTGGACAACCCGGCAACAAGACAGTTATTTAATCCCAGTAGCTTAACGCAAGGTGAAACGGCGATAAGCACCTTGCTCGCACTCATTGAAAAGCAATACCCTGAGTTCCAATTTAGCCAGCTAAAACAGCAAGCTTGGCAAGGCGAACTATGCTGGATGAGGCCCCCTTTTACCATGAAATGGCTAATGGTATCGGCGATTCCTGTCAGTGATGGCAACTCATCCGCTTGCCAATGGATATTTATTATCAGTGACATTACCCAACTTAAACACCTGCAAGAGCAAAACGAGAAGCTTACGCTAATTGACCATCTGACCGAGCTGCCTAACCGCCAATTTTTCTGGAACGCCTTAGATACAGCGATTGCTCGCAACTATTCGTGTTATGTACTGTTTATTGATATCGAACACTTTCGAGTCGTTAACGATGAATTAGGACATCGTATTGGTGACGAAGTGCTGTTGTTTATTGCAGAGCAGTTACGCTCATCAATTAAAAACAGCGATATCGTTGCCCGTATTGGCGGCGATGAATTTGGCATTCTGCTTTATGGTATAGAGAGTGATGATGATTGCGAGCAAATATTGTCTCGCTTAATTCGCTCAACCCTGCATTTACCCAATCATATTCACGAAAAAATTAACCAAGTCAGCTTAACCTTAAAAATTGGCGCAGCCGCGTATCCACGTGATGGTCAATCGGTTGAACGGCTGATCAAATGTGCCAATATCGCCACGAACCACACTAAGCAGACCAAAGGGTTAGCCTATAGCTTTTACAATGCTGAAATGGAGCTTGATATGCAGCGCATGTTAACGCTCAAAAAGGAAATTGATTTAGCGTTAGAGCACAACCAATTTGAGCTCTACTTTCAGCCAATTTATGCCATGCCAACGAAAACCATCACTAAGGCAGAAGTGCTGATTCGCTGGCATCATCCTGAATTAGGTTTGGTGAGCCCTGCCAGCTTTATTCCGCTAGCAGAAGAAAGCGGCTTAATAATTCATTTGGGCAAGTGGATTTTCGAGCAGGCGTGTCAAGCACTGAGTGAATTGCACCATCAAGGTCATCAAATGACGCTAGCGGTTAATTTATCGCCACGCCAGTTTAGTGACCGTAACTTAGCCACCTTTATTGAAGAAACTATTGCCGCATTTAACATTGCGCCTGAAAACATAGAGCTTGAAGTAACAGAAGGCCTGTTAATTTATAATTTCGACAGTGTGTTAGCGCAATTAACGCAACTGAGAAAAATCGGCGTAAAACTCTCGGTCGACGATTTCGGTACGGGTTACAGCTCTCTTAGCTACCTTAAACGTTTGCCGATCAATACCCTAAAAGTTGATCGCTCTTTTGTTATCGATTTAGCGACAGATAATAGCGACAAAGCGATCGTGTCTGCTGTTATTTCAATGGCGCACGAGCTCAACCTAGCCGTGGTAGCAGAGGGCGTAGAGCAAGAAAGCCAGTTACAATTTTTGCTTGCTCATCATTGCGACTTTATTCAAGGCTTTTTATTTTGCCAACCACTTCCTTTTGACAAACTTTGTCAGCAGCTAGCAAGTCCTTTAACCACTTGA
- a CDS encoding YebC/PmpR family DNA-binding transcriptional regulator produces MGRAFQNRKESMAKTAGQKTKVYSKYGKAIYAVAKSGGVDPDGNLALRSLIDKAKKDQVPTHVIDKAIDKAKGTGGEDYSEARYEGFGPGNCMVIIDCLTDNGNRTIKDVRQCFTKTNSKIGSTGTVSHMFDHQAVFAFKGEDDETVLENLMMADIDVTDVELEDGIITVYAPHTEFFKIKTEFANSMPEFDLEVEEITWVPQTYTDVTSEEDIANFDKFIAMLEDCEDVQHVYHNADVKR; encoded by the coding sequence ATGGGTAGAGCGTTTCAAAACCGAAAAGAGTCTATGGCGAAAACCGCCGGTCAAAAAACTAAAGTTTATTCAAAATATGGTAAAGCAATTTACGCTGTTGCCAAAAGTGGTGGTGTTGACCCTGACGGCAACTTAGCACTACGTAGCTTAATTGATAAAGCAAAGAAAGATCAGGTACCAACGCACGTTATCGACAAAGCAATTGATAAAGCAAAAGGTACTGGCGGTGAAGACTATTCAGAAGCCCGTTATGAAGGCTTTGGCCCTGGCAACTGCATGGTTATTATCGATTGTTTAACTGACAACGGTAACCGCACCATCAAAGACGTTCGTCAATGCTTTACTAAAACCAATTCAAAAATTGGCTCAACTGGCACAGTGTCTCATATGTTTGATCACCAAGCAGTATTTGCCTTTAAAGGTGAAGACGACGAAACTGTACTAGAAAACCTTATGATGGCTGATATTGACGTTACTGACGTTGAGCTAGAAGACGGCATTATTACCGTTTATGCGCCGCACACAGAATTCTTCAAAATAAAAACTGAGTTTGCCAACAGCATGCCAGAATTCGATTTAGAAGTAGAGGAAATCACTTGGGTTCCGCAAACATACACCGACGTTACTAGCGAAGAAGATATCGCTAACTTCGACAAATTTATTGCTATGCTAGAAGATTGTGAAGATGTACAACACGTCTACCACAATGCTGATGTTAAAAGATAA
- a CDS encoding nuclear transport factor 2 family protein: MMTAHSNQATQSPERKGSENISQNRTQQLTQDEAKIRSTIYSFSALADQSAFEYLGALFAPEVTLDYTELFGGEVQIVTNQALMQQWAGFLPGFDTTFHELSNMRVSQLEIAAHQKSAQQNSEHQKNAQVNVDFTASHWLGKSYYWSISGEYQFTLANYDGHWVIQSAKLFAKSESGSREVLEKVAPFAAEKLAAKRQRLITIQ, from the coding sequence ATGATGACAGCTCATTCAAACCAAGCAACACAAAGCCCTGAGCGTAAAGGCTCGGAAAATATTAGCCAAAATAGAACGCAACAGCTAACCCAAGATGAGGCAAAAATTAGAAGCACTATTTACAGCTTTTCGGCACTGGCTGATCAAAGTGCTTTTGAGTATTTAGGCGCACTATTCGCTCCAGAAGTGACTTTGGATTACACCGAGCTTTTTGGCGGCGAAGTGCAAATTGTGACTAATCAGGCATTAATGCAGCAGTGGGCGGGCTTTTTGCCTGGCTTCGACACCACTTTTCATGAGCTAAGCAATATGCGTGTTTCGCAGCTTGAAATCGCTGCTCATCAAAAGAGTGCACAGCAAAATAGTGAGCATCAAAAGAATGCACAGGTGAATGTCGATTTTACCGCCAGCCATTGGCTGGGGAAGTCATACTACTGGTCAATATCCGGTGAGTATCAGTTCACACTGGCTAACTATGATGGCCATTGGGTCATTCAGTCGGCAAAACTTTTTGCGAAAAGTGAATCAGGTAGCAGGGAAGTGTTGGAAAAGGTGGCACCATTTGCAGCGGAGAAACTTGCAGCTAAGCGTCAGCGATTGATAACTATTCAATAA
- a CDS encoding IS481 family transposase gives MLHTNNPIIKHKAGLLNLAEELGNVSRACKVMGVSRDTFYRYQELAEDGGIDALIDKSRRKPNIKNRVDEKTEKAVMDYAIEYPAHGQVRTSNELRKQGVFVSASGVRSIWLRHDLENFKKRLKALEEKVANDGIILTDAQVAALEKKKNDDEACGEIETAHPGYLGSQDTFYVGNLKGVGRIYQQTFVDTYSKVAFAKLYTTKTPITAADILNDKVLPYFEQHELPMLRILTDRGTEYCGKVEHHDYQLYLAINDIDHTKTKAMSPQTNGICERFHKTILQEFYQVTFRKRLYGSLEELQKDLDEWMVYYNNDRTHQGKMCCGRTPLETLLDGKSIWAEKNLAQI, from the coding sequence ATGCTTCATACTAACAATCCAATCATTAAACACAAAGCAGGTTTGCTCAACCTAGCTGAAGAACTTGGTAATGTATCCAGAGCTTGCAAAGTGATGGGCGTATCACGAGATACATTTTATCGTTATCAAGAGCTGGCTGAAGATGGCGGCATTGATGCGCTTATTGATAAGTCCCGCCGAAAACCAAATATAAAAAATCGTGTTGATGAAAAAACCGAAAAAGCAGTAATGGATTATGCCATTGAATACCCCGCGCACGGCCAAGTCAGAACCAGCAATGAACTTCGTAAGCAAGGCGTATTTGTATCTGCCAGTGGCGTGCGTTCAATCTGGTTGCGCCATGACTTAGAAAACTTCAAAAAACGGCTGAAAGCGCTTGAAGAGAAAGTCGCTAACGACGGCATCATTCTCACCGATGCTCAAGTTGCTGCACTTGAGAAGAAAAAGAACGATGATGAAGCTTGTGGCGAGATAGAAACGGCTCATCCGGGCTACCTAGGCTCACAGGACACGTTTTATGTGGGTAATCTAAAAGGTGTTGGCCGTATCTACCAGCAGACGTTCGTTGATACTTACAGCAAGGTTGCATTTGCCAAGCTCTACACAACGAAAACGCCAATCACTGCTGCTGACATACTCAACGACAAGGTTTTGCCTTACTTCGAGCAGCACGAGCTACCAATGTTACGCATTCTCACAGACCGAGGCACTGAGTATTGTGGCAAGGTTGAACATCATGATTACCAGCTTTATCTAGCAATAAATGATATCGATCATACAAAAACGAAAGCGATGTCACCGCAGACAAATGGTATCTGTGAACGTTTCCACAAAACAATATTGCAGGAGTTTTATCAGGTTACGTTCCGTAAGAGGCTCTATGGCTCGTTAGAGGAATTACAAAAGGATCTGGACGAATGGATGGTTTATTACAATAATGATCGAACTCATCAGGGCAAAATGTGCTGTGGCAGAACGCCACTTGAAACATTACTTGATGGAAAATCGATTTGGGCTGAGAAGAATTTAGCTCAAATCTAA
- a CDS encoding Rab family GTPase, which produces MYCQKVCLIGASAVGKTSLVRHFVDGIFADKYLTTIGVKIDKHQVVTKQGEVQLLIWDIEGTDRFCGFNTRYLNGANAYIVVLDQSRPKSAVDALTLLSMAKDYSDAPAYLAINKSDLNGQLSQDLHAQLENAGFAQVINTSAKTGENVEQLFRSIAEQEVVR; this is translated from the coding sequence ATGTATTGTCAAAAAGTCTGCTTAATTGGCGCCTCTGCGGTCGGAAAAACCAGTTTAGTTCGGCACTTTGTAGATGGCATTTTTGCCGATAAATACCTAACGACCATTGGTGTAAAAATTGACAAACATCAAGTGGTGACCAAGCAAGGTGAAGTGCAGTTACTGATTTGGGACATTGAAGGCACTGACCGGTTCTGTGGTTTTAATACTCGCTATTTAAATGGGGCCAACGCTTATATTGTGGTGCTCGACCAAAGCAGGCCTAAGTCGGCAGTTGATGCCCTTACCTTATTATCAATGGCGAAAGACTACTCTGACGCGCCTGCTTATCTCGCCATCAATAAATCCGATTTAAACGGCCAACTATCACAAGATTTACACGCCCAACTAGAGAACGCAGGCTTTGCCCAAGTCATCAACACGAGTGCCAAAACAGGTGAAAATGTAGAACAACTGTTTCGCTCAATTGCCGAACAAGAAGTAGTGAGGTAA
- a CDS encoding alpha/beta hydrolase produces the protein MFKQILLGLTAALSIHASAAAIKSSSISEENIMQQIKLETSVGKLAANLYLPSGHQESTEKLPVVLVTGAWTTVKEQMPAVYARALAEQGYAALTFDFRGWGQSSDKVKYLEDPQRKIEDIQAVISALASKQSKLTQLDVERIAGLGICASSGYMLDAALANSNVKTVAVVAPWLHDKALATAIYGGEENVASLLAAAKQAAQKEQPVTIEAASLTNQSALMYQAPYYTETDRGLIPAYDNLFNVASWQGWLNYDALATANAQDKPVLMVASEAMALPAGAKQYLENAGDNVQAVWFDGISQFDFYDQADAVNKAVGAIDKHFSKYL, from the coding sequence ATGTTTAAGCAAATACTACTTGGTCTGACAGCAGCGTTATCAATACATGCGAGTGCTGCGGCAATTAAGTCATCATCTATCAGTGAGGAAAATATTATGCAACAAATTAAATTAGAGACAAGTGTTGGCAAGCTTGCTGCAAATCTATACTTGCCAAGTGGTCATCAAGAAAGCACTGAAAAGTTACCAGTGGTATTGGTTACTGGCGCTTGGACTACGGTCAAAGAACAAATGCCAGCTGTGTATGCCAGAGCTTTGGCAGAACAAGGGTATGCGGCATTGACCTTTGATTTTCGTGGTTGGGGTCAGTCAAGCGACAAGGTTAAGTACCTTGAAGATCCCCAGCGTAAAATTGAAGATATTCAGGCCGTTATTAGCGCGCTTGCAAGCAAACAGAGCAAGCTGACGCAACTAGATGTTGAGCGAATCGCAGGGTTAGGTATTTGTGCTTCGTCTGGCTACATGCTCGATGCCGCGCTAGCAAATTCAAATGTTAAAACCGTTGCCGTTGTAGCGCCTTGGCTGCATGACAAAGCGCTGGCAACAGCAATTTATGGCGGTGAAGAAAATGTTGCTAGCTTGTTAGCAGCGGCAAAGCAGGCTGCACAAAAAGAACAGCCAGTTACCATTGAGGCGGCTAGTTTAACCAATCAAAGTGCCTTGATGTATCAAGCGCCATATTACACCGAAACTGACCGCGGCTTGATTCCTGCTTATGACAATTTATTTAATGTTGCTTCATGGCAAGGCTGGCTTAATTATGATGCGCTTGCCACAGCAAATGCCCAAGATAAGCCCGTATTAATGGTTGCGTCAGAGGCGATGGCTCTACCTGCAGGTGCTAAGCAGTATTTAGAAAACGCTGGCGATAATGTGCAAGCGGTATGGTTTGACGGCATTAGCCAATTTGACTTCTATGACCAAGCGGATGCCGTTAACAAAGCAGTTGGTGCAATTGATAAGCACTTTAGCAAGTATTTGTAA